The Nocardia sp. BMG51109 nucleotide sequence TGTACAGATCCATGTTGGCGTGCAGGCAGCCGGGCTGTTCGCGCAGCGGCTGGTCCTCGCGGGTCAGACGTTCGGCGTTGCGGGGGACCGCGTCCGGGGTGAAGAACCGGAACGCGTCGAAGTGGGTGCAGCGCAGCGACATCGACTCCACCACCGCATCGGTCCCGGCCCGTCCGAGCCGCATCGGCACCTGCCGATGGCGCACCTCGTCACTGCGATACACCATCGCCCACTCGTGCAGCCCGAAACAGGAGAGTTGCGCGGACCGGGAAGCCGTGGCGCGCAACAGCTTCGCGACGTACTCGACGGTGTCGAGGCGCCGCAGCAGGAAATCGGGGTCGGCGGTGCACGCCGGAACGGAGGCGGTCGCGGCGTCTCGCATCGTCGCGGCGGGCGATTCCCTCGTCCGGTCCGCGGTGCTTCCGGGCGCAGCATCCGTTTCCGGAACACCGATCATGCCGGCGCCCGCGCCTGTCATCCCGGTGGCCCGGGTATCGGCCGCCGTCCTCCCGGCGGCCCGGGCGCCCACTTCCGTTGTCCCGGTGGTCCGGGCGTCCGCTTCCGTGGTTCCGGCGTGTGTCTGGCCGGCATCCCCGTGCACCCGAACGGCCGCATTCCCGGGCACCGAAACAGCGTGGTAGCCGCGGAAGTTCGCGTACTCCGCCGCATTCTCCAGGGCGATCCCGAACCCCGGATGCCAGCGCCGGAGCTGTGCGGGCTTGTGGCCGTAGTAGGTGAACAGGAAGTCGATCACCGGGTGCCGGGTGCCGGCGGCGCGGTGCTCGAGATACGGCCGGATCAGGTCGTCCGCCCGCGCTCGATGCGCCGCCGCCCGAGCCCGCCATTCCCGCTCGGGCAGGACGCGAATCTCCCTTGCCGCCGTGGTCGTCACCGCACCGCTCATTCCGCGATCCGGTGGGTGGCGTCGCGGACCGTGCCGACGAATTCCTCCATCAGATCCTCGAGGGCGACGATGCCGACGGTGGTGCCGCGGCTGTCGACGACCCGGCCGAGGTGGCTGTTGGTGCGGCGCAGCCGCGACAGCGCCTCGTACAGCGTGGTGCCCATGCTGAGGGCCGGCAGCGGCCGGATGTCGGTGCGCGGGATCGGCGTGGAGGGCCCCGCCGTATCGTCGGCGACCTTGTCCAGCACATCCTTCACGTGCAGGTAGCCGACCAGCGACCCGTCGTCGGTGCGGATCGGGTAGCGGGAGAAACCCGTCTCGGCGACCGCGGACTCGATATCGCCCAGCGTGGTTCCGTCGCCACGCAGCGGCACGCAGCGGGTCTTGGCCAGCGGCACCATGACGTCGGCCACGATCCGGTCGGTGGTACCCAGCGCCTGGGTGAGCCGGCGGTGCTCGCCCTCCTCGAGCAGGCCCTCCGACCGCGACTCGCCGATCATCTCGGCCAGCTCCACCGAGGAGACGGTGGCGTCGAGTTCGTCCTTGGGCTCGATGCGCAGCGCGCGCAGCGTCAGGTTCGCGGCCAGGTTGTACAGCGTGATCAGCGGCCGGGCCAGCCGCAGGAACCACATCAGCATCGGAACCAGCAGCAGCGCAACGCGTTCCGGACCGGCCAGGGCGATGTTCTTCGGGATCATCTCGCCGAGCAGCATGTGCAGCACCACCACCAGGCCCAGCGCCAGGGCGAACGAGATCGGATGCAGCAGTTCGCCGGGCACCCCGGCCGCGTGGAACGGGCGCTCCAGCAGATGCGCCACCGCCGGTTCGCCGACCCGGCCCAGCAGCAGCGAGCAGATGGTGACGCCCAGCTGCGCGGCCGCCAGCATCATCGACAGGT carries:
- a CDS encoding hemolysin family protein is translated as MGDLYGVLLTVVLLGANAFFVGAEFAVITARRDRLETLAAQGKRGAETVIRAGEHLSMMLAAAQLGVTICSLLLGRVGEPAVAHLLERPFHAAGVPGELLHPISFALALGLVVVLHMLLGEMIPKNIALAGPERVALLLVPMLMWFLRLARPLITLYNLAANLTLRALRIEPKDELDATVSSVELAEMIGESRSEGLLEEGEHRRLTQALGTTDRIVADVMVPLAKTRCVPLRGDGTTLGDIESAVAETGFSRYPIRTDDGSLVGYLHVKDVLDKVADDTAGPSTPIPRTDIRPLPALSMGTTLYEALSRLRRTNSHLGRVVDSRGTTVGIVALEDLMEEFVGTVRDATHRIAE